From Thermoplasmatales archaeon, a single genomic window includes:
- a CDS encoding glucose 1-dehydrogenase, translating into MKVDAITTEPPKWGVKYEQIDVDENLPIKLKPIYTGICGTDRGIVSGSLPFAYAPRGEQKLILGHECLAKVIEAEDNDLGIKKGDYVVPVVRRPGKCVNCLIGRSDNCSDGEKHEAGITGLNGFMRSEFQDYPQNLVKVEDPDIVKVAVLTEPLKNVRKAFEMFDIVSRKSVFTDANGAYDEKRSLIIGTGNEAFLYGLTSRDYGFQTYMTNRHPETEFKLGMMDKANITFYDYTKDVLKEKNGFDLAIDTSGDPGTIFRFIRKMNNNGIMILFGTNSNAPASTFDGSDIDYIIERNITIMGSVDGSRVHYEKALQDLTRWNYQYGDLVPNMITSRVKPDDTDIFLHKKSGEVKTVIEWS; encoded by the coding sequence ATGAAAGTGGATGCCATAACAACGGAACCGCCGAAATGGGGAGTAAAATACGAGCAAATCGATGTCGATGAAAATTTGCCTATCAAATTGAAACCAATATACACTGGAATATGCGGAACTGATAGGGGAATAGTTTCAGGGTCGCTTCCGTTTGCTTATGCGCCACGCGGGGAACAGAAATTGATCTTAGGTCATGAATGTCTGGCTAAAGTTATTGAAGCCGAGGATAACGATCTGGGGATTAAAAAGGGCGATTATGTTGTCCCGGTTGTTAGACGTCCGGGCAAATGCGTTAATTGCCTTATAGGTCGTTCAGATAATTGTTCAGATGGTGAAAAACACGAAGCGGGAATAACCGGACTTAATGGTTTCATGAGATCGGAATTCCAGGATTATCCTCAGAATCTTGTTAAGGTAGAGGATCCAGATATAGTCAAAGTAGCAGTTTTAACTGAACCCTTAAAAAATGTCAGAAAAGCTTTCGAAATGTTTGATATAGTATCAAGAAAGTCCGTTTTTACGGATGCAAACGGAGCATATGATGAAAAAAGGTCTTTAATAATAGGAACGGGAAATGAAGCATTTCTTTATGGTCTGACATCAAGAGATTATGGTTTCCAGACTTACATGACTAACAGACATCCTGAGACAGAATTTAAACTTGGGATGATGGACAAAGCGAACATAACTTTTTATGATTACACTAAAGATGTATTAAAGGAGAAGAATGGCTTCGATCTTGCTATAGACACAAGTGGCGATCCGGGAACAATCTTCAGATTTATCAGGAAAATGAATAACAATGGAATAATGATCTTGTTTGGAACAAACAGTAATGCTCCAGCATCCACTTTCGATGGTTCAGACATCGATTATATAATTGAGAGGAACATAACGATAATGGGTTCTGTAGATGGTTCAAGAGTACATTACGAAAAAGCACTGCAGGATCTCACTAGGTGGAATTATCAATATGGAGACCTAGTACCTAATATGATTACATCCAGAGTTAAGCCTGATGACACGGATATCTTCTTACACAAGAAGTCCGGAGAGGTTAAAACCGTTATAGAATGGAGTTGA
- a CDS encoding NAD+ synthase → MDAEQEIQRITKFLREFVGSRNAIVGLSGGIDSSVTLMLLKKSIPHFKIFPFFMPSDTTPRSDYDDVYDLASIANVNLTTIDITPIFVQFQKSLGASDISALGNIKARIRMSILYYFSNIHDGVVIGTTNKTENYLGYFTKFGDGACDVEPIIHLLKRDVKQLGESLGVPQNIINKKPSAGLWEHQSDEDELGMTYDQMDQSVENLFMKHRDPVSEVDRKVLELYQKTKHKRNFPVSLEEEK, encoded by the coding sequence ATGGATGCAGAACAAGAAATACAGAGAATCACCAAATTCCTGAGAGAATTCGTTGGCAGCAGAAACGCAATAGTTGGTTTAAGCGGTGGAATAGATAGTTCAGTGACGCTGATGCTCCTTAAGAAATCTATACCGCATTTTAAGATTTTTCCATTTTTTATGCCTTCTGATACGACACCAAGATCAGACTATGATGACGTCTATGATCTTGCCAGCATTGCGAATGTAAACCTTACAACTATTGATATAACACCGATATTTGTACAGTTCCAGAAGTCTCTTGGGGCTAGCGACATTTCTGCTTTGGGAAACATAAAAGCAAGAATTAGGATGAGCATCCTTTATTATTTTTCGAATATACACGATGGGGTTGTTATTGGTACGACTAACAAGACAGAAAACTATCTTGGATACTTTACAAAATTTGGAGATGGAGCATGCGACGTGGAACCCATAATTCACCTACTGAAACGGGATGTGAAACAACTTGGTGAAAGCCTTGGTGTTCCGCAGAATATCATAAATAAAAAACCATCTGCAGGTTTGTGGGAACATCAGTCCGATGAGGATGAGCTTGGAATGACATACGATCAGATGGATCAGTCGGTAGAAAACCTGTTTATGAAACACCGAGATCCGGTAAGTGAAGTAGATCGTAAAGTTCTTGAACTGTACCAGAAAACTAAACATAAAAGAAATTTTCCAGTATCACTGGAGGAAGAGAAATAG
- a CDS encoding bifunctional 5,10-methylenetetrahydrofolate dehydrogenase/5,10-methenyltetrahydrofolate cyclohydrolase, which yields MELITILTGIISSKQIATKIKADIKSSVASLKNSGISPCLGIVKIGEDPASEQYFNAKIKRASEFGVETKILMLESDVSQERVNSEVRKIALDPDVHGVIVESPVPKHLNYHEFINLIPPEKDVDGVTYLNLGRLMSGEGSLRPATAASVMEFISEIGILQGSVIAIINRTLTVGKPLSMMLLSNNFTPLVCHSKTLRLKDLCRSSDVIVTAAGKPGLITTDFVRPESVVIDVGINVVGDKIVGDADFEGIKDKVSAITPVPGGVGSLTSLMIFRNLVDAINMQGLV from the coding sequence ATGGAGTTGATAACTATTCTCACCGGAATAATATCCTCAAAACAAATTGCGACAAAAATTAAAGCAGATATAAAATCTTCTGTTGCATCATTAAAAAATTCAGGTATTTCCCCTTGCTTGGGAATTGTGAAGATAGGAGAAGATCCAGCTTCGGAGCAATACTTTAATGCTAAAATAAAAAGAGCTTCTGAATTTGGAGTGGAAACAAAGATTCTGATGCTCGAAAGCGATGTTTCCCAGGAAAGAGTCAATTCCGAGGTGAGAAAGATCGCTCTTGATCCTGATGTCCATGGAGTAATCGTTGAGTCGCCCGTCCCAAAACATCTTAATTATCACGAATTCATCAACCTTATACCGCCTGAGAAGGATGTTGACGGAGTAACATACCTAAATCTTGGAAGGTTGATGTCAGGGGAGGGCAGTCTAAGACCAGCCACTGCGGCATCTGTCATGGAATTTATTTCTGAAATCGGGATTCTGCAGGGTTCGGTTATTGCAATAATAAACAGAACTCTAACCGTTGGCAAACCACTTTCTATGATGCTTCTCTCGAATAATTTTACTCCCTTGGTATGCCACAGCAAAACCTTAAGATTGAAGGATCTCTGCCGGTCTTCTGATGTCATAGTTACAGCTGCCGGCAAACCCGGATTGATCACGACTGATTTTGTGAGACCAGAAAGCGTTGTAATTGATGTGGGGATAAATGTTGTGGGTGATAAGATTGTTGGAGATGCGGATTTTGAAGGTATAAAAGATAAGGTTTCAGCGATTACACCAGTTCCGGGTGGGGTAGGTTCGCTGACATCTCTAATGATATTTAGGAATCTTGTTGACGCCATTAATATGCAAGGATTGGTTTGA
- a CDS encoding NAD(P)/FAD-dependent oxidoreductase, producing MEHSNIVIIGGGIVGLAIAAELSTNNEGIFVFDKNKMVGMETSSHNSGVIHSGIHYPRGTLKARLAVEGNRMIYELCNEYNIPFKKLGKLTVANNENEIIELERLMKNGEDNNVENLKYLDKEEIRSMEPNIEAQRAIYSPSTGIVEPFDLINLFYRKAVNNQAEIVTNTEVSSIRKVDSEYELTGLSSGEPFTLRSKTVINCAGLHSDEVAAMIGLDVNKLGYKIQLCKGDYFRINGAKPVRIPVYPVPSFPGLGIHLTPDLSGSVRMGPNAYYVDSIDYRVESDKNEFTNSVRNFMPSIDKYDISPDSSGIRPQIKKDKSGFKDFIIAHEVNNDLFGFFNLIGIESPGLTSAPAIGKYVSEMYETEIKS from the coding sequence ATGGAACATTCCAACATCGTAATAATTGGTGGTGGCATAGTTGGTCTTGCCATAGCAGCTGAACTTTCAACAAACAATGAAGGCATATTTGTTTTCGATAAAAATAAAATGGTGGGCATGGAAACAAGTAGCCATAACAGCGGTGTGATACATTCAGGGATCCATTATCCAAGAGGAACCCTTAAAGCCAGATTAGCAGTTGAAGGAAACAGAATGATTTACGAATTATGCAATGAATACAACATACCTTTCAAGAAACTCGGGAAATTAACAGTCGCGAATAACGAGAATGAAATAATTGAACTTGAACGCCTTATGAAAAACGGAGAGGACAACAACGTAGAGAATCTTAAGTACCTCGACAAAGAAGAGATCAGATCCATGGAACCGAACATAGAGGCACAAAGGGCTATTTATTCTCCTTCTACGGGAATAGTGGAGCCTTTCGATTTGATTAACCTGTTTTACCGAAAAGCTGTGAATAATCAAGCGGAAATTGTCACCAATACTGAAGTAAGTTCTATCAGGAAGGTCGATTCAGAATACGAACTGACCGGTCTCAGCTCTGGAGAACCGTTCACCTTAAGATCAAAAACGGTCATAAATTGTGCCGGCCTCCATTCGGATGAAGTTGCGGCCATGATCGGGCTAGATGTTAACAAACTCGGATACAAAATACAATTATGCAAGGGTGACTACTTCAGAATAAATGGAGCAAAGCCTGTTCGGATACCAGTATACCCAGTTCCTTCCTTCCCAGGTTTAGGCATCCATCTCACACCTGATCTTTCGGGATCTGTAAGAATGGGACCAAACGCATACTATGTTGACAGCATAGATTACAGAGTGGAATCTGACAAGAATGAGTTCACGAATTCTGTACGAAACTTCATGCCATCTATTGATAAATATGATATCAGCCCTGATTCTTCAGGGATAAGACCGCAAATAAAAAAGGATAAAAGTGGCTTTAAAGACTTTATCATCGCTCACGAAGTTAATAATGATCTATTTGGTTTCTTCAACCTGATCGGCATAGAATCACCTGGACTTACCTCGGCGCCAGCCATAGGAAAATATGTTTCGGAAATGTATGAAACAGAAATTAAATCCTGA